From the Streptococcus sanguinis genome, the window CCAATAAAAACTGTATCCCCGTCAGCAATCAAATCCGCACATTTACGGGCAATCTGCTTCTTCTCCTCTACATTCAGCATTTGCTTTTCTGAGTGGGAAATCTCGTTGAGGGCATTTTTGACCTTCTTATGGGCTCCGCCATGAACACGGGTCAGCATACCCTGCTTCTCCAAATCAATCAAATCCCGACGGATGGTCATATCCGTGACGCCCAGCATTTCTTTGAGGTTTTTAACAGCAACCACACCTGTTTGATCCAGTTCTTGCAGAATGATTCTATGTCTACTTTCTTTCATTTTACATTCTCCTTTTGCTCCTGAATTTCTTACAGACTCACCTTCACCTTATTATACAACAGTTCCAGCATATAAACAAAGATTTGTGAATTTTTTTATTTTAAATAGCCGATATGTTGAATTTTGATGTCGAAATTAGTTGAAATACTTTGAATCCTGTTCTATAGCAAGAAGACCAAGAACTGTTCACAGCAGAAGTAAGGGGACTATAATTTACTTTGAAAAACAGGGCAAGTTCAATCAGCATGATTAAGGAAACTACATTGGCTCATACATATATTTCTGCAGGACTGACAATAAGGGGATCCATCAAACAAATAAAAAAGAGAGAACTTGCATTCTCTCTCGACGCTAAAATTGTCGCCAACTCTAGTTAACACCTCGCTTTATTTATCACCCTTGTTACGGATAACAAATCCGGTTTTCTTTTCGCTAGAAGTATTGCGTGGCTTCTTGTGGTCCTTGCGGTAGCGATTTTCTTTGTCAAAACGCTCGTCTTTGCGACCTTTCTTAAATTGATCGCGACGGCCACCTCGGTCACGGCGATTGTCATTGCTGCGACGGTTGCTATTTCCGCCACGACTGCCTTTGCCTTTTCCGCCAAAGCCACCGCCAGACGGTTTAAATGGCAATGGTTTTTCACGGGCAATTTCTACTTCAGGAAGGGCATCTGGATCTTGCACTGTCAAGCTGAGGATATACATAGCCAGCTCTTCTGGACTGAATTCCGCTACCAGTTTACGAGCATCCCTGCCAAATTTCTCAAAGTTAGAACGGATGCTTTCGTCAGCAAAATCACGTTCAATCTTCTTAAGAGCAACTTTTTTCTTAGCTTGGAAAGCTTCCTCTGCAGTCGCTGGCTTGAGGCCTTTCATGCGCTTCTTAGTCAGATTTTCGATAATCTGCAAATAGCCCATTTCATTTGGCGCTACAAAAGTGATAGACTGACCTGACTTACCAGCACGACCAGTCCGACCAATCCGGTGAACATAGCTTTCTGGATCCTGTGGAATGTCGTAGTTGTAGACATGGGTCACACCAGAAATGTCCAATCCACGCGCTGCCACATCTGTCGCCACCAAGACATCCAGATTGCCGTTTTTAAAGTCGCGTAGAACGCGCAGGCGCTTGCCTTGGTCCAAATCACCATGGATGCCCTCTGCTCGGAAACCGCGGATTTTCAGGCCACGAGTCAGCTCATCCACCCGGCGCTTGGTCCGGCCAAAGACGATAGACAGCTCTGGCTGCTCCACGTCCATCAGGCGGGTCATGGTATCAAATTTTTCATTTTCCTTGACACGGATATAATACTGATCCACCAGCTCCGTCGTCAGCTCTTTAGCAGCAATCTTGACATGCTCTGGCTCCTTCATGAACTTGACACCGATACGCTTGATAGC encodes:
- a CDS encoding DEAD/DEAH box helicase produces the protein MKFNELHLSAELLAEIEKAGFVEASPIQEQTIPLAMAGKDVIGQAQTGTGKTAAFGFPTLEKIDTDNPAVQALIIAPTRELAVQSQEELFRFGRSKGVKVRSVYGGSSIEKQIKALKSGAHIVVGTPGRLLDLIKRKALKLNQIETLILDEADEMLNMGFLEDIESIISRVPEERQTLLFSATMPDAIKRIGVKFMKEPEHVKIAAKELTTELVDQYYIRVKENEKFDTMTRLMDVEQPELSIVFGRTKRRVDELTRGLKIRGFRAEGIHGDLDQGKRLRVLRDFKNGNLDVLVATDVAARGLDISGVTHVYNYDIPQDPESYVHRIGRTGRAGKSGQSITFVAPNEMGYLQIIENLTKKRMKGLKPATAEEAFQAKKKVALKKIERDFADESIRSNFEKFGRDARKLVAEFSPEELAMYILSLTVQDPDALPEVEIAREKPLPFKPSGGGFGGKGKGSRGGNSNRRSNDNRRDRGGRRDQFKKGRKDERFDKENRYRKDHKKPRNTSSEKKTGFVIRNKGDK